A single window of Fischerella sp. PCC 9605 DNA harbors:
- the hisA gene encoding 1-(5-phosphoribosyl)-5-[(5-phosphoribosylamino)methylideneamino]imidazole-4-carboxamide isomerase: MEVIPAIDLLEGRCVRLYQGDYDRSQVFNENPVDVAKKWVEQGATRLHLVDLDGAKAGTLVNLGAIEAIAQAVSIPIEVGGGLRTQASVQQLFNLGVQWAILGTVAVEQPQLVAQLCQEFPGQIIIGIDARNGKVATRGWLETSEVLATQLAAQMQELGAAAVIYTDIHRDGTLTGPNLDALRELAAAVNIPVIASGGVSSITDLLSLLALEPQGVTGAIVGRALYTGDISLHEAIRAVGSGRIQDIPPNLDFSAFA, encoded by the coding sequence ATGGAAGTTATTCCAGCGATAGATTTGCTAGAAGGTCGCTGCGTGCGACTTTATCAAGGGGACTACGATCGCTCCCAAGTTTTCAACGAAAATCCTGTGGATGTTGCCAAAAAGTGGGTAGAACAGGGTGCTACCAGATTGCACCTAGTTGATTTGGATGGGGCGAAAGCAGGTACATTAGTAAACTTAGGTGCAATTGAAGCGATCGCTCAAGCGGTATCGATACCCATTGAAGTTGGTGGGGGGTTACGCACCCAAGCAAGCGTGCAACAGTTGTTTAACTTAGGCGTACAATGGGCAATTTTGGGAACCGTTGCTGTAGAACAGCCACAGCTAGTAGCACAGCTGTGCCAGGAATTTCCCGGACAGATTATTATCGGCATAGATGCCCGTAATGGCAAAGTAGCGACTCGCGGCTGGTTGGAAACTTCAGAAGTTCTTGCTACTCAGCTTGCCGCACAAATGCAAGAATTGGGAGCAGCAGCAGTAATCTACACAGACATCCATCGTGACGGTACCCTTACAGGGCCGAATTTAGATGCTTTACGCGAACTAGCCGCCGCAGTGAATATTCCTGTAATTGCCTCTGGTGGGGTTAGTTCTATAACCGATCTGCTGAGTTTACTAGCATTAGAACCCCAAGGCGTTACAGGTGCAATTGTTGGTCGTGCCTTGTATACTGGCGATATTTCTCTTCACGAAGCAATACGGGCCGTTGGTTCCGGACGTATCCAAGATATACCCCCTAATCTCGATTTTTCAGCATTTGCGTGA
- a CDS encoding bifunctional 4-hydroxy-2-oxoglutarate aldolase/2-dehydro-3-deoxy-phosphogluconate aldolase: MSNHSWLTLVKKHRAIAVIRAPELELGRQMALAVASGGIQIIEITWNSANAPELIAKLRSELPGCAIGTGTLLNLQHLHQAIATGAQFLFTPHVDSDMIQTAVAENIPIIPGALSPTEIVTAWHRGATCVKVFPVQAVGGANYIKSLQGPLGHIPLIPTGGVTLENAREFLEAGAIAVGLSGQLFPKQFVETSNWQAISQQAKTLMALVNNS, from the coding sequence ATGTCAAATCATTCTTGGTTAACACTGGTGAAAAAACACCGAGCGATCGCAGTTATCCGCGCACCTGAGCTAGAACTGGGACGCCAAATGGCTTTGGCTGTGGCATCTGGGGGAATCCAGATCATTGAAATTACCTGGAACAGCGCTAATGCTCCAGAATTGATCGCTAAACTCCGTTCGGAACTACCCGGTTGTGCGATCGGTACTGGCACACTGTTAAATTTGCAACATCTACATCAAGCAATTGCCACTGGGGCACAATTTCTGTTTACACCCCACGTTGACTCAGACATGATTCAAACAGCGGTTGCTGAAAATATACCTATCATCCCAGGAGCGCTTTCTCCCACAGAAATTGTTACCGCTTGGCATCGCGGTGCAACTTGCGTGAAAGTGTTTCCCGTGCAAGCGGTGGGAGGAGCAAATTATATAAAAAGTTTACAAGGGCCACTAGGTCATATTCCCTTAATTCCCACTGGCGGCGTTACCCTGGAAAATGCTCGGGAATTCTTGGAAGCAGGAGCGATCGCAGTGGGTTTGAGTGGTCAATTATTTCCCAAACAGTTTGTAGAAACTAGTAATTGGCAGGCAATATCTCAGCAGGCAAAAACCTTGATGGCATTGGTGAATAATTCTTAA
- a CDS encoding phosphate-starvation-inducible PsiE family protein has translation MIALLKNVPTKPVKRESWLNLGRIVQALELIQDLIVISLCIGLFSFMVLQISTMFLSLIPPIHFHVVTADILSLLILVELFRLLIIYLQEQRVSIGVAVEVSIVSVLREMIVRGVLETSFMQVLAACAFLLVLGALMVLRVWLPPTFEGIDPEQQVSKRYKKRLAQEMLEMNGH, from the coding sequence ATGATCGCATTACTCAAAAATGTGCCAACCAAACCCGTGAAGCGGGAAAGTTGGCTAAATCTGGGTCGGATTGTGCAAGCACTGGAACTGATTCAAGACTTGATCGTAATTTCACTATGCATCGGGCTATTTAGCTTTATGGTGCTGCAAATTAGCACCATGTTCCTTTCTCTCATCCCCCCAATCCACTTCCACGTGGTGACAGCAGATATCCTGTCACTGCTGATTTTAGTAGAGTTATTCCGCCTGCTAATCATTTATCTGCAAGAGCAACGAGTTTCCATTGGGGTTGCTGTAGAAGTTTCGATTGTTTCTGTCTTACGAGAAATGATTGTGCGAGGCGTACTAGAAACGTCGTTTATGCAAGTATTAGCTGCCTGTGCTTTCTTACTGGTGTTAGGCGCATTAATGGTTTTGAGAGTTTGGCTTCCTCCAACCTTTGAAGGCATCGATCCTGAACAACAAGTCTCAAAGCGATACAAAAAGCGCCTCGCCCAAGAAATGCTTGAAATGAATGGTCATTAG
- a CDS encoding zinc ribbon domain-containing protein translates to MAEWKIRVNDVYPAYISWQTYERNQAQLMDNYAEYDRNKTRGIPRPGAALLHGIVYCGECGHKMVVQYKGATRYICNSLRQQYRVPVCQYIPADAIDEYVVNAFLEALSVVELDAYHKAVKTQQQSQETVERAHSPTNTTFTVSSSTSRKTV, encoded by the coding sequence ATGGCCGAATGGAAAATCCGAGTCAATGACGTATATCCAGCTTACATCAGTTGGCAAACCTACGAGCGTAATCAGGCACAGCTTATGGATAATTATGCTGAGTATGACCGCAATAAAACTCGTGGTATCCCTCGCCCTGGTGCAGCATTACTGCATGGGATAGTTTACTGTGGTGAATGTGGTCACAAGATGGTTGTCCAGTACAAAGGCGCAACCCGCTATATTTGTAACTCCTTACGGCAGCAGTATCGTGTGCCTGTTTGTCAGTATATTCCTGCTGATGCAATTGATGAGTACGTAGTCAATGCCTTTTTAGAAGCTTTGTCAGTTGTAGAGCTAGATGCTTATCACAAAGCTGTCAAAACCCAACAGCAGTCTCAAGAGACAGTGGAACGAGCGCACTCTCCAACAAATACAACGTTTACAGTATCAAGTAGCACTAGCAGAAAGACAGTTTAA
- a CDS encoding recombinase family protein, with amino-acid sequence MRLQYALRQRAIELGWSDNNIEVIDTDLGITAASAEQRPGFKELLAQVTLGLVGIILSYDVTRLSRNCSDWYPLLDLCGYRGCLIADRDGVYDPSSANGRLLLGLKGQISEVELHTIRSRLSAGILSKARRGELALTLPVGLGS; translated from the coding sequence TTGCGTCTGCAATACGCTCTGCGTCAGCGAGCTATAGAACTGGGCTGGTCGGATAATAACATTGAGGTAATTGACACTGATCTAGGTATTACCGCCGCCAGCGCAGAACAGCGACCAGGCTTTAAAGAACTGTTAGCCCAGGTAACTTTAGGATTAGTAGGGATTATCCTCTCTTATGATGTTACTCGCCTGTCACGTAATTGCTCAGATTGGTATCCCTTGCTGGACTTGTGTGGTTACAGAGGTTGTTTGATTGCTGACAGAGATGGGGTTTATGATCCAAGTAGTGCCAATGGTCGATTATTGTTGGGACTCAAAGGACAAATTTCCGAAGTAGAGTTGCATACGATTCGTTCCCGCTTAAGTGCTGGGATTCTTAGCAAAGCCAGGCGTGGTGAACTGGCACTCACCTTACCTGTGGGTTTGGGTTCGTGA
- a CDS encoding DUF2382 domain-containing protein → MPLYKLADFDPNYRDTFGGDDIKGLPLYTQGQNRVGTVIDALVDPDGRFRYLVIDTEFDANRKKILLPIGLTRIDYSVQRIYVDGLSREQLQNLPEYRDDITVDYDYEEQVRRAYRTPGSNVTYDRNTYSYQQDANLYNLNEQNHQNLKLYEERLIANKNRIKTGEVAVGKHIETETARVSVPIEKERVVIERVPVTEEGMVVDSNEVQFQEGEVARIEIYEETPEIHKEAFVREEVHVKKVVEQDVVEAQDTIRREELDIKTEGDLPLSQNDINEIDRT, encoded by the coding sequence ATGCCTCTCTACAAACTTGCAGATTTTGATCCTAACTACCGAGATACTTTTGGTGGCGATGATATCAAAGGTTTGCCTCTCTATACTCAAGGACAAAATAGAGTTGGTACAGTGATAGATGCACTAGTAGATCCTGATGGACGTTTTCGCTATTTAGTCATTGATACTGAATTTGATGCTAATAGGAAAAAAATATTACTTCCAATTGGTCTTACTCGCATAGATTATAGTGTTCAGCGCATTTATGTTGATGGACTAAGTAGAGAACAATTGCAAAATTTGCCTGAATATAGAGATGACATAACTGTTGATTACGATTATGAAGAACAAGTACGCAGAGCGTATCGTACTCCAGGCAGCAATGTTACCTACGATCGCAATACATATAGTTACCAACAAGATGCAAATCTGTACAATTTGAACGAGCAAAACCATCAAAATTTGAAGTTATATGAAGAAAGGTTAATTGCTAACAAAAACCGCATCAAAACAGGAGAAGTAGCAGTTGGTAAGCACATTGAAACCGAAACAGCAAGGGTTTCAGTACCAATTGAAAAAGAGCGAGTTGTGATTGAGCGCGTTCCTGTTACAGAGGAAGGAATGGTAGTTGATTCTAATGAAGTTCAATTCCAAGAAGGGGAAGTAGCACGCATAGAAATCTACGAAGAAACGCCTGAAATTCATAAAGAAGCTTTTGTACGCGAGGAAGTGCATGTCAAGAAAGTTGTGGAACAAGATGTTGTTGAAGCTCAAGACACGATTCGTCGTGAAGAGTTAGACATTAAAACTGAAGGTGATTTACCTTTAAGTCAAAATGACATAAATGAAATTGATCGCACTTAA
- a CDS encoding DUF2382 domain-containing protein, which translates to MALYKLTDFDPNYRDSFGGNDIKGMSVYAEGTDEKIGTVSDVLVDEEGRFRYFVVDLGFWIFGKKVLLPVGRSRIDQQSDRIYVVGMTKQQAENLPEYDERQTVDYDYEERVRGVYRTPPVEASAPLEASAPLESATGVTSTGYTPATPATTPTYDRNTYTYDREPSLFGMNEQNHQTLRLYEERLIANKQRRKVGEVAVGKHVETETARVEVPVEKERVVVERVTPQDAGRPVAPGEATFREGEVARMDIYEETPDIHKETVVREEVRVRKEVDRDTVEAQDTIRREELDVDAPNRPIDRRDV; encoded by the coding sequence ATGGCTCTTTACAAATTGACAGATTTCGACCCTAACTATCGCGATAGCTTTGGTGGAAATGACATCAAAGGAATGAGTGTCTACGCAGAAGGCACTGATGAAAAGATTGGTACAGTATCCGACGTTTTAGTAGACGAAGAAGGTCGTTTTCGCTATTTCGTAGTAGATCTGGGCTTTTGGATTTTTGGTAAGAAAGTCTTGTTACCAGTTGGTCGTTCCCGCATAGATCAGCAGAGCGATCGCATCTATGTCGTAGGTATGACTAAACAGCAAGCAGAAAACTTACCTGAATACGACGAGCGCCAAACTGTTGATTACGACTATGAAGAACGGGTACGCGGTGTATACCGTACTCCTCCAGTAGAAGCATCAGCACCCCTAGAAGCATCAGCACCTCTGGAAAGTGCTACAGGTGTAACTTCTACAGGATATACTCCCGCTACTCCTGCGACTACTCCTACCTATGACCGCAACACCTATACCTACGATCGCGAACCGTCTTTGTTCGGGATGAATGAGCAGAATCATCAAACTCTCAGACTGTACGAAGAACGCTTGATCGCCAACAAGCAGCGTCGGAAAGTCGGCGAAGTAGCAGTTGGCAAACACGTTGAAACAGAAACTGCACGGGTTGAAGTTCCGGTTGAAAAAGAGCGAGTAGTTGTTGAGCGAGTAACCCCACAAGACGCAGGTAGACCAGTTGCTCCAGGCGAAGCAACCTTCCGTGAAGGCGAAGTTGCTCGTATGGATATCTATGAAGAAACTCCTGACATTCACAAAGAAACTGTGGTGCGTGAAGAAGTCAGAGTTAGAAAAGAAGTAGACAGAGATACTGTTGAGGCTCAAGACACAATTCGTCGCGAAGAATTGGATGTAGACGCTCCTAATCGTCCGATTGATAGACGGGATGTGTAG
- a CDS encoding DUF2382 domain-containing protein has protein sequence MKTHFNAQYQRNHNSLLENLRRKIRNFAVFDQQGQLIGRVKDLLIDAHHQLNMMVSQIGEQQNQQVEDSHRYFLLPSKLIGKINIATKSVLLNIDKLLTEYMPEYPQSEITVGSKNLEMPNEQVNLNNQNTAVEQSTSGAHPQEEIIRLLGERLKVDRNKRKVGDVIIRKQIETRMVQIPVRREKLIVEQVSPERKQLAEINLGQEELPEELSSVELTTPERLEHEIYDGALTVSGEFNSPKIASLLLNAIALEKNHGCQKVRVTITVEDEEQKKKYQEWFERTSISPKHN, from the coding sequence ATGAAAACTCATTTCAATGCACAATATCAAAGAAATCATAACAGTTTGCTGGAGAATTTGAGGAGAAAAATAAGAAACTTTGCTGTATTTGATCAGCAAGGTCAATTAATAGGAAGGGTGAAAGATTTGCTTATAGATGCTCATCACCAACTTAACATGATGGTTTCTCAGATTGGAGAACAGCAAAATCAGCAAGTCGAAGATAGCCATCGCTACTTTTTATTGCCAAGCAAATTAATTGGCAAAATCAACATAGCAACAAAATCGGTTTTACTAAATATAGACAAACTACTTACAGAGTATATGCCTGAATATCCACAATCAGAAATAACAGTCGGTAGCAAAAACCTAGAAATGCCTAACGAACAAGTAAATCTCAATAATCAAAACACTGCTGTAGAACAGTCTACTTCAGGAGCACATCCTCAAGAAGAAATCATTCGTTTACTAGGAGAAAGATTAAAAGTTGACCGGAACAAACGGAAAGTTGGTGATGTAATTATTCGCAAACAAATCGAAACCCGGATGGTACAAATTCCAGTCCGACGTGAAAAACTGATTGTTGAACAGGTTAGTCCAGAACGCAAACAGCTTGCAGAAATTAATTTAGGTCAAGAAGAACTGCCTGAGGAACTTAGTAGTGTCGAATTAACTACACCAGAAAGACTGGAACACGAGATTTATGATGGTGCACTAACTGTCAGCGGTGAGTTCAATTCGCCTAAAATTGCTAGTTTACTTTTAAATGCGATCGCCCTAGAGAAAAATCACGGATGTCAGAAGGTGCGAGTCACTATTACGGTTGAAGATGAGGAACAAAAGAAAAAATACCAAGAATGGTTTGAACGTACATCAATTAGTCCAAAACACAATTAA
- a CDS encoding sensor histidine kinase, protein MVQEFRSEISPPLLSAGSDRDLNLESTLQELQLYNFQVETSCTGVEVGKAFEKYPLLPGAILVEQGKYAGMISRRRLLEFLIRPYGQELFFNQALSILYSYARTSILVVPETTPILTAMQLTLRRSPELVAEPLVVQTAYNTYQLLDVQQLNIASWQIRGIETQVRYERSQAQMIQNDKMASLGRLVDGIAHEILDPVSFIWGNLTYVSNYSQDLLKLIAAYEKKLPVLSEEIVSLKEEMEFDFLEQDLSRTLASIRTGTERLKKMVISLQNFCHIDEVYPKPADLHACINNILLLINSRIKGEIEIIKNYGNLPPVYCFIGQLHQVFMNILSQSIDFLLDEAVRQHFNSDFINKPKKPQIQITTAVVSQPATTPHAPDSRWVSIRITDNGPGMPQELQKKIIESFSVEKRANKETSLAVSYRIITARHGGKFNLISKVGLGTEFEILLPLL, encoded by the coding sequence GTGGTACAGGAATTTCGTTCGGAAATATCACCACCATTATTGTCTGCTGGTAGCGATCGCGATCTCAATTTAGAGTCCACTCTCCAGGAGTTACAGCTTTACAACTTCCAGGTAGAAACAAGCTGTACAGGCGTGGAGGTGGGGAAAGCTTTTGAAAAATATCCGTTACTGCCAGGAGCAATCTTGGTAGAACAAGGAAAATATGCTGGTATGATTTCGCGGCGACGACTGCTGGAATTTTTAATTCGCCCTTACGGACAAGAGTTATTTTTTAACCAGGCTTTAAGTATTCTCTACAGTTATGCTCGTACGTCGATTTTGGTAGTTCCTGAGACAACACCAATTTTGACAGCTATGCAACTGACATTGAGGCGATCGCCTGAATTGGTAGCAGAACCGCTAGTTGTGCAAACTGCATACAATACCTACCAATTGTTAGATGTGCAGCAATTAAATATTGCTTCTTGGCAAATTCGCGGTATAGAAACTCAAGTGCGTTATGAACGCAGCCAAGCCCAAATGATTCAGAATGATAAAATGGCGAGTTTAGGGCGTTTGGTAGACGGAATTGCCCATGAAATTTTAGATCCAGTAAGTTTTATCTGGGGCAACTTAACTTATGTCTCTAATTACAGCCAAGACTTGCTTAAACTAATCGCAGCTTACGAAAAAAAATTGCCAGTCCTATCTGAAGAAATCGTTTCTCTTAAAGAAGAGATGGAGTTTGATTTTTTAGAACAAGACTTATCACGAACTCTTGCTAGTATCCGTACTGGCACAGAACGTTTAAAAAAAATGGTAATTAGTTTGCAAAATTTTTGTCATATTGATGAAGTTTATCCAAAACCCGCAGATTTACACGCCTGTATAAATAATATTTTATTACTAATAAATAGCCGAATCAAAGGAGAAATTGAGATTATTAAAAACTACGGTAATCTCCCTCCAGTCTATTGTTTTATTGGACAGTTACACCAAGTATTTATGAATATTTTAAGTCAATCTATAGATTTTTTGCTCGATGAGGCAGTGCGACAGCACTTTAATTCAGATTTTATAAATAAACCTAAGAAACCACAAATACAGATTACTACAGCAGTAGTTTCTCAACCAGCTACTACTCCACACGCTCCAGATTCTCGTTGGGTTTCAATTCGCATTACTGATAATGGTCCAGGAATGCCTCAGGAATTACAAAAAAAAATTATTGAATCTTTTTCTGTGGAGAAAAGGGCTAATAAAGAAACTAGCCTAGCAGTAAGTTATCGAATTATAACAGCAAGACATGGAGGCAAATTTAATTTGATTTCAAAGGTTGGTCTAGGTACTGAGTTTGAAATCTTGTTGCCTTTGTTGTGA
- a CDS encoding family 10 glycosylhydrolase has protein sequence MSNCPLNVAKLIFSWRCFFAAVFNSAFLMPYVGSQLAQAQEVNQSCQISAAEAQEKDKLRLSALKGEQEAQNRYQQMLRQNAQTLQECRSRNWPQVQAIWLRLYPCDTQAGEIERIMDRIVNRGYNQVYLEAFYDGQVLLPAANNPTAWPSVIRTPGAENNDLLLKAIQKGQERGLKVYAWMFTTNFGYTYAQRQDREGAIARNGKGQTSLYVVEDGSQVFIDPYNLQAKSDYYQMVQEIMRRRPDGVLFDYVRYPRQAGSDSIATKVTDLWLYSEGTQQALFQRAQNNKGLELIRRFLSKGYVTAGDIGEVDKLYPQEGEPMWQGRMPPVAQTPAPGQAQAASTGQKPPTQQKAIIPPQQRQPQLQSELWQLSVAHAMQGILDFVNLAAYPAQQLGIPAGVVFFPDGNQTVGQGYDSRLQPWDRFPSSLEWHPMSYASCGNVSCIAAQVQQVLSQAKPGTQVIPAIAGQWGKSINGRPPLEAQMQAMRPFASQLRGVSHFAYSWQDPEHDNERKFCRAQ, from the coding sequence ATGTCCAACTGTCCCTTGAATGTTGCAAAACTAATATTCTCTTGGCGATGCTTTTTTGCGGCCGTTTTCAACAGTGCTTTTCTGATGCCATACGTTGGGAGTCAACTCGCACAAGCGCAAGAAGTCAACCAGTCTTGCCAGATATCAGCAGCAGAGGCACAAGAAAAAGATAAATTACGTTTGTCAGCCCTAAAAGGCGAACAGGAGGCACAAAACCGTTATCAACAAATGCTGCGACAAAACGCACAAACTTTGCAAGAATGTAGAAGTCGCAATTGGCCTCAAGTCCAAGCAATCTGGTTGCGTTTGTATCCCTGCGACACTCAGGCAGGAGAAATCGAGAGAATTATGGATCGGATTGTCAACCGAGGTTATAACCAAGTTTATTTAGAAGCTTTTTACGACGGACAAGTACTGTTGCCAGCAGCGAATAACCCTACGGCTTGGCCTTCTGTAATTCGTACACCAGGGGCGGAGAACAACGATTTGCTCTTAAAAGCAATTCAAAAAGGGCAAGAACGAGGTTTAAAGGTTTACGCCTGGATGTTTACGACCAATTTTGGTTATACTTACGCTCAGCGTCAGGACAGAGAAGGAGCGATCGCCCGCAATGGCAAGGGTCAAACAAGCTTATATGTTGTAGAAGATGGCTCGCAAGTATTTATCGACCCCTACAACTTGCAAGCAAAAAGCGACTACTATCAGATGGTACAGGAGATAATGCGCCGTCGTCCAGATGGAGTGCTATTTGACTACGTGCGCTATCCACGACAAGCGGGAAGTGATTCGATCGCCACCAAAGTTACAGATTTGTGGCTTTATAGTGAAGGCACCCAACAAGCATTATTTCAAAGAGCACAGAATAACAAAGGGCTAGAATTAATTCGCCGCTTTTTAAGCAAGGGATACGTAACAGCGGGAGATATCGGTGAAGTTGATAAACTTTATCCCCAAGAAGGAGAACCCATGTGGCAGGGTCGCATGCCACCAGTAGCGCAAACGCCAGCACCGGGGCAAGCACAAGCAGCATCTACAGGGCAAAAGCCGCCGACACAACAAAAGGCAATTATTCCTCCACAACAAAGACAACCACAACTGCAATCGGAGTTATGGCAACTCTCTGTAGCTCACGCCATGCAAGGTATTCTAGATTTTGTCAATTTGGCTGCTTATCCAGCCCAGCAGCTTGGTATTCCCGCAGGGGTAGTGTTTTTCCCAGATGGCAATCAAACTGTTGGACAAGGTTACGATTCCCGCTTGCAGCCTTGGGATAGGTTCCCAAGTTCTCTAGAGTGGCATCCCATGTCCTATGCTAGTTGCGGTAATGTCAGTTGCATTGCGGCGCAAGTACAGCAGGTGTTGAGTCAGGCAAAACCAGGTACTCAAGTTATTCCTGCCATAGCTGGTCAGTGGGGTAAGAGTATAAATGGTCGTCCACCACTAGAAGCACAAATGCAAGCAATGCGTCCATTTGCATCCCAACTAAGGGGAGTGAGCCATTTTGCTTATTCTTGGCAAGACCCGGAACATGATAACGAACGGAAATTCTGCCGTGCTCAATAA